TGGTGCTATCATCTTCATACTCACATTCAGCCTAGTTTCTGTTTCAGGCTATCGCATAGAAAAATTGCTAGATCTGGCACACCAAAGATTATCAACAATCGCCATTGGAACGTCCCTGTGCATCATAATTAGCATGTTTTGCTGTCCCATATGGGCAGGGGATGAGCTTCACCGTCTGATACATTGTAACCTGGATAAGCTAGCCCATTCCTTCGATGGTATGTACTAAATTTGAATCATATACAAACAAACATGCTTATACTCTCAACTCATAGTTTGGATCAAAAAACGATGTTTATGCATGACATAAATTATGACAATATACAACATGAGGCTTTTTTTTTTGTCTGTCGAATTGAAAATTAGGATGTGTAGCAGAGTACTTCAAGGACAACACAATGGTAACCGTTGACGAAGAGGATTCTAGTAAAAAAATACAAGGCCACAGGTGCGTGCTCAATTCGAAAGCTGCAGAAGAATCTCTGGTAAGTTGTTGATACTATAAAAACCAATTCTTTTGCTAGAAAATTTGAGTTTCATGTTGTTGGATACCTaacttaagaaaaaaatttacaGGCCAATTTTGCAAGATGGGAACCAGCACACGGCAGATTCAACTTCAGACATCCATGGAAACAGTACCTTAAGATTGGGGCCACAATGCGTAGCTGCGCTCGCTGCATAGAGACTCTTAACAGTTGTATCAGCTCTGATACTCAGGTAACTGTATGTGGATTATATTTCAATCACCTTTTTTTTTAGTCAACATATTTCAATTATCTCTGATTATACacaactaaaattttaatttaatatgcTGCTCTAATATGTAGCTTTCAAGACTAATTCTTTCGTGCTTCAGGCACCTGAGTACGTAAAGAAATACATCAGTAAAGTCTCCACGGGATTGAGCTCCTCTTCTTCAAATATCTTGAAAGAATTGGCAATTACAATGAGAACCATGAAAAGATCATCAAAGATAGATTCCCTGGTGAATGAGATGAATGTTGCAGTACAAGACCTGCAAAATGCCTTGCAGTCTCTTCCAAACCAACTCATGGCACCTTCACTGCCAACAGCAATTGATGGTTCTAGTGATGCAAAAGGAGAGCCGGAGACCCAAACCACCACAACACCCTTTGCGGAGGTTCTTCCACTGGCCACATTTGCCTCACTATTGATCGAAATAGCATCCAGAATTGAACGAATTATTGATGAAGTTGGCGAGCTAGCAAGCTCAGCAAGATTCAAGCCAGCAACCGATAAAAGCCTCAGACAAAATCAACCCACCAACTCCCCCACTCAGGATATCTAACCAAGATCATCAAACCATGAAGACCCTTATCAAAAGGTCTGAGTTGAAGTTGCCTAGATCATCAGAAACTAGTAAATGTATGCTGTGTACATTACAGAAGCCTATGTGCATCTGGCCTTGAATCCTGGCTTTGTTTTTATGAAGCCTGTCTATATACTAGACCAACTCcctgaaattaggatgtattcccaagagggtgaattgggttatttaaattttattcacagaattttaaatacttcaacccttaactattcaacctatatatatatatatatatatatatatatatatatatatgtatgtatatatacaacAATCAGAACTATGTTAATTATAAGCCTTTAGATATGAATATGGATACACAAACTAAATTTACAATATGAGATAACACATTCAGTTGAACACTTGTTCGTATTATAACTTTCAGCTTGATTCAAGAACATATACAACAATTTACTCAAGAATAAATTCAGTGATTTGATTTATgccttaataaaaattaatattaagaTCAATCTTTCAGCAcatgtattttctttcaaaacagaTTTTGTAAGATACTTGTTTACCTTCAGCACATTTACTTTATTCAGAAAATATGTTCACAAACAAGTTAATCCTcagattatttatttttaaactcaaAGTTGTAAACTTTTCTGAATGTTCAAATCAATGCTCTGCTCATACAATTGATATATATTTGAtgtcaaacaaaatatattcagCAAGTTCACTATGTTTAACAAGATTCCTCTTTTAAacagattttcaaatatttagctcaatctcaaatattcaacaagatttaATATTGAGCATGAGATAATATTTAGCaagttcttataaaaataaaatcatgcacgtagtttataacttgtagaaaattaaaagagtagagaagaagaagttgaatactgttgtttttacaaggttcggccgcagcctacgtccttgcctctagcAATACgctatgaggatttcctttaccaacttcattgttaggtgaagttacaacctctctcccacaaaggtggagttcgcctctttaatgagaatcccctctcgctaggcaacgattcaatcccCTAAACCGTCAAAAATACAAGAAACAACAAATATTTGCTTGTACAAGAAAATGATCCTTAAACCAGTAGATTAGTACACAttagattcaaaaataatacttcaaaaacaatatgaaagttgaagctcaaagtatatCACCAGTACTGATTGAAAGATGTGAGTTTTGAAGATCAAATCAGTTTTTTCCAAGTGAAAGAATCAAGAACAAAGCAGTAGCCTTTCAACAAAGAGAATACAAGAGAGTTGTGTGTGTCGTTGCTTTTAAATTTGTGCTCttaccctaatgtgcgagaataataTGTTTAAATAGAGCACTAGGATTTCAAAACTTTCCCttgaattttctcttaatttggaaaTCATTCACGCAAGATTTGGAGACAAGATCAGCGCTATTTAACGTTTAAACACTCGCATCAGTCGCCTGTACccgaagggtcagtcgcctgtgctCCTTTAAAATTAGCATATTCTAAAAGTCAGAATGAGGTCAGTCGATTGTGCCCGATAGGTCACTCATTTGTGCCttttttgtttgaatattttcaaacacagaagcaCCACAGTCGCCTGATGAATAAACATCATCGCCTGCCTTTCGgcaaaacttgtttttcaataatttttaattccaaacttaattcatacATTTAAAAACTGAATTTGgactttgaaaatatattttcctcGAATGAGtttaggtatctaagtccaatgacatatcctaggagcttaaatcaattaatattgatttttaaagtacttacataatactTTCATATGATTTCGTATCTTagtgtctaagtcttcatgttgtgaagcttccaaaaTGTCTTTTGGGTTTTATGCACTGCTTCAACAAgcttcatgtctcacatgacttgaactttcatgtttctcatgtctcatagccttaaatgtgatttttcattCAGATTCTTCAAGTATATCCACTTGAAACAATAAGATCACTTAAGACTTGAAACTTATACCCACAAAGACATGTTAAATAACCttggtttgttatcatcaaaatcagaTTAAGCCttgtaggccaacaatctcctcctttttgatggagacaaataaggagcaaaaatgagaaagccttaaaaggctcccccttacaataagcatactcttaacaaGTCATTcatacatatcataatatatcacaTGTTCAAAATATCACGCTTTCAACATTTATATTAGAGTAATTTCAAGCGTTTAGAATTTGCAATGCATATTATGCTTTTCAATAACTCATGTTGATCAAGCAttcagaattttcaatatatatcatgcttttCAATAACTTATGTATAGTAACTCCCCCTGAATATATGTTCCAATGAACTCAATCATAAGATTTTGAACATCTATTTCTCCATGATACATATCAGTTATATATTCAAACATTCATATCAATAgatatatcattttgcatatatttcTCCAACATGTCAACATATCTCATTGTGCATATAGTTCTCCAACATGtcaacatatcaatatatctcattttGCACGCATTTCCCCCCTTTTGACGCCAACAAAAAGGGTAAATGCAATCTAACGTagtatgtaaaaataatattcaagtTAAGCACAAACAAGCACCAAAAATATGTCATGTCCAAACAAAATATAGTGTAAAGAGCTAAAAAAACCAGTTCAAATATTACAAGCCAAAGTTGTTTGTTCAGAAGAAGAATAAACTAATCTTCATTGCCTCTATCTGATTTGGTGCCTTccttatcatcttcatcttcatctcttAAATTTGTTTCCATCAGAGCTTTGCCACGTGATGAAGAAGAACTTCCCATAAACTATTCAATGTGTCCAACACACTGATCCAGAGATCTATAAAATGAATAAAGTGAACTAAACTTCGCTCGCAGTTCACCATAGACAGCATTTTGCTGCTATTGATAAGCTATAAACCAGGATGGAGCATCCTCAGCTGGTGGTGCATTTTACTGCTGTTTAGAAGCCTGTTGAGGTTCCAAAACTTGTCTACGTGTACGTGTACCTTTTAGAAACCACCCTTGATCATCATTTTCATACCTCATTTGCTTAATCGTAGTAGATGAAAACATGTCATAGTGAGAACGAGCTATAAATAGGGTGTATGAAGTGTAACACCTAAATGATCAGAAATTTTATTTAACGCTCCTCCATAAGGTAGAAT
This region of Malania oleifera isolate guangnan ecotype guangnan chromosome 10, ASM2987363v1, whole genome shotgun sequence genomic DNA includes:
- the LOC131166709 gene encoding aluminum-activated malate transporter 10 — translated: MVKGKDLSGRLEWRVNIPDGTSEIVETESGLVHGVWPGLKRLVLGFMLKIWKFLEKAWELAVSEPKKVIHCVKVGVALSLVSLLYYVRPLYDGFGGNAMWAVMTVVVVFEQNVGATLSKCINRTVGTFLAGSLGVGVHWVADKSGETFEPIILGVSVFIFATAATFSRFIPSVKARFDYGAIIFILTFSLVSVSGYRIEKLLDLAHQRLSTIAIGTSLCIIISMFCCPIWAGDELHRLIHCNLDKLAHSFDGCVAEYFKDNTMVTVDEEDSSKKIQGHRCVLNSKAAEESLANFARWEPAHGRFNFRHPWKQYLKIGATMRSCARCIETLNSCISSDTQAPEYVKKYISKVSTGLSSSSSNILKELAITMRTMKRSSKIDSLVNEMNVAVQDLQNALQSLPNQLMAPSLPTAIDGSSDAKGEPETQTTTTPFAEVLPLATFASLLIEIASRIERIIDEVGELASSARFKPATDKSLRQNQPTNSPTQDI